One Candida dubliniensis CD36 chromosome 1, complete sequence genomic region harbors:
- a CDS encoding deubiquitinating enzyme 12, putative (Similar to C. albicans UBP12;~Similar to S. cerevisiae UBP12;~Similar to S. pombe UBP1) → MSDNIEDRSKIPSDAKEIVTTNEIEATDSEHTTNVDNELRHNESNERTEEYHNDNLASKRQLINDLLHNDVIKEGTERYIIPQDFLHEFLNLPIDNFSDLKEKLGPIDFHLVVDQQGILYPENEEPVPSCHVSTKVFEYLGEWFGILGQPIIRAIIINPETKEKEIERNTPLFWVYQLGKKTQPTYLRHRHNGSSHGHHHGHHDSPIPVSLSKTSTFYNLMDLIRYNVLKAPRKSMKDYRIWFIIPQDKDLQYLISVQTFMFDISQKTLVSPNMLDDALKNQGIMANTYHIMVETKEKHQTEFPTDQFILSHSNAYEEVAQGGGHLGLSNMGNTCYMNSALQCLLHVPEINYYFFYNIYKKELNFDNPLGYHGDVANAFGSLLKQAFDHVKNGSSISPREFKSTIGRYSSMFSGYLQQDSQELLSWLLDALHEDLNRIHKKPYCEKPELKDDEIDDPQAINKLANTCWNQHKARNDSVIIDLFTGLYQSTLICPDCGKKSITFDPFNDLTLPLPISKKWYHTFTIVDLSNEGVIPERIMKLEVELNKTSNFDDLLGYLSNFLNIPSTELFIYEIFQNAIYSDFQLDYNKNKFLPISDIIRDTDDVIVYIVPHNPAVDIIVPVFNAVEDADSSYQMVNFFGIPLFVVMNKEVDVNSFGFIRKKLLETASLLSKIDLVEEYEKIKKSCQGYVEKEFYKKSDFPALPQSLEGTDYNDNDEGYDSEVSLANPYLGANFGFKIMYVHDYSPKLNSSLRNRYNFNQTNKFKQAERIINVPTHKPTFSDFKPLSDQLSESKRNYYFYPDYKKMDDEMDQLVDEVNENLAEQEEARSSGSDNSSRASEEQDGFVLINKEETLKQQSAVPAEMVPPPLPVRNNNGGHIPSSDEETESEANLGSLFDSTSNLPLPPPSTYSESTKPSNVNSPMESNFESSSAELNSTTLISKDTVLLCDWDKEIFQRCFGDKELQAWENISNLPNPELEKNRAHFERQRKAKITLSDCLKSFSTPEILGEHDLWYCPRCTEHKRATKTIQLWSTGDILTIHLKRFHSARAFSDKIDVLVDFPIEELDISSYVANTDLKAEDCLYDLIAVDNHYGGLGGGHYTASVKNFRDDKWYYFNDSRVTEINNPEEVVANSAYLLFYRRRSSRGSGILGGKNFIELLQKGREEYSETLQKKRLALQDVGQMVNAYAKIEQDIIDEEAEKQKEEQEQEQEENETVKKSRPFDDLKPSTTETNTSQQTTQFNFDDEDNDYDYEAEVEDSNIRKQRLLSKENNSNKLVHIKSNGRQEVTSSPVPIETDGEIDATDSNSG, encoded by the coding sequence ATGTCTGACAATATAGAAGATCGATCCAAAATACCTTCTGATGCGAAGGAAATTGTGACTACAAATGAGATTGAAGCAACAGATTCAGAACACACAACAAATGTCGATAACGAACTCCGTCATAACGAATCAAATGAACGAACAGAAGAGTACCACAACGATAATCTTGCATCAAAAcgtcaattgattaatgatttattacaTAATGATGTTATTAAGGAAGGAACTGAACGTTATATTATTCCACAAGATTTTTTGCatgaatttttgaatttaccAATCGATAATTTTAGTGATTTGAAGGAAAAGCTTGGTCCTATTGATTTCCACTTAGTAGTCGATCAGCAAGGTATTTTATACCCTGAGAACGAGGAACCGGTCCCTTCCTGTCATGTATCGACCAAAGTATTTGAGTATCTTGGTGAATGGTTTGGAATATTGGGCCAACCAATTATTAGAgctattattatcaatccagaaaccaaagaaaaagagattGAAAGAAACACTCCCCTATTTTGGGTTTACCAACTAGGCAAAAAGACTCAACCGACATACTTGCGACACCGTCATAATGGAAGCAGCCATGGTCATCATCATGGACACCATGATTCACCAATACCAGTGTCTCTTTCGAAAACAAGCactttttataatttaatggATTTGATCCGTTATAATGTTCTTAAGGCACCGCGCAAATCGATGAAAGATTATAGaatttggtttattatTCCTCAAGACAAAGATTTACAGTATTTGATTTCAGTACAAACTTTTATGTTTGATATTTCCCAAAAAACCCTAGTTTCACCAAATATGCTTGATGATGCCTTGAAGAATCAAGGTATCATGGCTAACACCTATCATATAATGGTGGagacaaaagaaaaacatcAGACAGAATTCCCCACtgatcaattcattttgtCTCATTCGAACGCATACGAAGAAGTAGCACAAGGTGGTGGACACCTTGGATTATCAAACATGGGGAACACTTGTTATATGAACTCGGCTTTGCAATGTCTATTACATGTTCCTGAGATTAACTATTATTTCTTCTACAACATTTAcaagaaagaattgaatttcgACAACCCCTTGGGTTATCATGGTGATGTTGCCAATGCATTTGGATCCCTTTTAAAACAGGCTTTTGATCACGTGAAGAATGGGTCTAGTATTTCACCTAGagaattcaaatcaacTATCGGGAGATACTCCTCCATGTTTTCTGGGTATCTTCAACAAGATTCACAAGAGCTATTGAGTTGGTTGTTAGATGCTCTTCATGAGGATTTGAATAGAATCCACAAAAAACCTTATTGCGAAAAGCCTGAATTAAAAGATGACGAAATAGATGATCCTCAAGCGATAAACAAATTAGCCAATACTTGTTGGAACCAACATAAGGCAAGAAACGACTCGGTGATAATCGATTTATTTACTGGGTTGTATCAATCTACATTAATCTGTCCTGATTGCGGTAAGAAATCCATAACTTTTGATCCCTTTAATGACTTGACTTTACCTCTACCGATCAGTAAGAAATGGTATCACACATTCACTATTGTGGATTTGTCCAACGAAGGTGTTATACCTGAAAGGATAATGAAGTTGGAAGTTGAGTTGAATAAGACGTctaattttgatgatttactTGGTTACCTAAGTAATTTCTTGAATATTCCATCTACagaattgtttatttacGAGATCTTTCAAAATGCAATCTATTCTGACTTCCAATTAGattacaacaagaacaaattTTTACCCATCAGCGATATCATCAGAGATACAGATGATGTTATAGTATACATTGTTCCACATAACCCTGCAGTTGATATCATTGTGCCGGTTTTCAATGCTGTTGAGGATGCTGATAGTTCATATCAAATggttaatttttttggaataCCTTTATTTGTGGTGATGAATAAAGAGGTAGATGTGAAcagttttggttttatcAGAAAGAAATTGTTAGAAACAGCTTCTCTATTGAGCAAGATTGACTTGGTCGAGGAATATGAAAAGATCAAAAAGAGTTGTCAAGGTTATGTTGAGAAAGAGTTTTACAAGAAACTGGATTTCCCTGCATTGCCACAATCATTAGAAGGTACGGACTATAATGACAACGACGAAGGCTATGATAGTGAAGTGTCGTTGGCTAACCCATACCTTGGTGCTAATTTTGGGTTCAAAATCATGTATGTCCATGACTATAGCCctaaattaaattcatcCCTTCGTAACAGGTACAATTTTaaccaaacaaataaattcaaacaaGCAGAGAGAATCATTAATGTTCCTACACACAAACCAACTTTTAGTGATTTCAAGCCTTTATCGGACCAATTATCAGAATCAAAGCGCAACTACTATTTTTATCCagattataaaaaaatggatGATGAAATGGATCAATTGGTCGATGAAGTCAACGAAAATTTGGCAGAGCAAGAAGAAGCCAGATCATCAGGATCAGATAATAGTAGCAGGGCACTGGAAGAACAAGATGGATTTGTACTAATAAATAAAGAGGAAACTCTTAAGCAGCAATCAGCCGTACCCGCTGAAATGGTGCCACCACCATTACCTGttagaaataataatggagGGCACATTCCTTCATCCGATGAAGAAACAGAAAGTGAAGCCAATTTAGGAAGCTTGTTTGATTCAACATCAAACTTACCGTTACCTCCACCATCTACATATTCGGAATCCACAAAACCTTCGAATGTAAACTCGCCTATGGAAAGCAACTTTGAAAGTTCATCAGCAGAGTTGAATTCTACTACATTGATATCGAAGGACACTGTTTTATTATGTGATTGggataaagaaattttccAACGCTGCTTTGGAGACAAGGAATTACAAGCATGGGAAAATATATCGAATTTACCAAATCcagaattggaaaaaaatagaGCTCATTTTGaaagacaaagaaaagCTAAGATCACATTATCTGATTGTCTTAAAAGTTTTAGCACACCAGAGATTTTAGGGGAGCATGATTTATGGTATTGTCCACGTTGTACAGAACACAAACGTGCAACAAAGACAATCCAGCTTTGGTCAACTGGAGATATTCTCACTATTCATTTGAAAAGATTTCATAGTGCTCGGGCATTTAGTGATAAGATTGATGTTTTAGTTGATTTCCCAATTGAAGAGTTAGATATAAGTTCGTATGTTGCTAATACTGACTTGAAGGCTGAAGATTGTTTGTACGATTTGATTGCAGTTGACAATCATTATGGTGGATTAGGAGGTGGTCATTACACCGCTTCTGTAAAGAACTTTAGAGACGATAAATGGTATTATTTTAATGACAGTCGGGTTACTGAGATTAATAATCCTGAAGAAGTCGTTGCAAACTCTGCATACCTTTTATTCTACCGCCGAAGAAGTTCAAGAGGATCTGGTATTTTGGGAGGGAAAAACTTTATTGAATTACTTCAAAAAGGTAGAGAAGAGTACTCTGAGACTTTACAGAAGAAAAGACTAGCTCTCCAAGATGTTGGCCAAATGGTTAACGCCTATGCCAAAATTGAACAAgatataattgatgaagaagcaGAGAAACAGAAAGAGGAACAAGAACAGGAACAGGAAGAGAATGAAACAGTGAAAAAATCAAGGCCATTTGATGATCTCAAACCATCAACTACTGAAACCAATACCTCTCAACAAACCACTCAGTTCAactttgatgatgaagataatgattATGACTATGAAGCAGAAGTAGAAGATTCCAATATCCGCAAACAAAGATTGCtttcaaaagaaaataacaGCAATAAGTTGGTACATATCAAGAGCAACGGTCGCCAAGAAGTCACTTCGTCACCAGTACCAATTGAAACTGATGGTGAAATTGATGCCACTGATTCTAATTCTGGATAA
- a CDS encoding exosome component RRP43, putative (Similar to C. albicans RRP43;~Similar to S. cerevisiae RRP43) encodes MTELKQVTFSPEVLARIAPDVSLQRHLALGIRPNLRNFTEFKPVEVSNSTQFQDNNDNVFSSSVVKSGSTTIINTITLGIVENFNSNESKYATIYPCVEILRGRLGAPTDEEMILSQDLFETIYHSKIIPSTSLRINNLGISIKDDQNQGNSTIYYPDLNPEQWEYINLTSHHHKLYSFVLLSNIKVYSKSTSTSSLFDLCYLSMLEALKSLKLPRCYVSESFNTKVAMKSRRSNTRGLVNTNKANINIDLNKSLYERIGLDIKRGTIASNYGVVSHEGNTILLADLEGEAEESSVLSRLSIITNNESINKISLVNGDPESEITLDMLKDAIEMSKRRSREQGQQI; translated from the coding sequence ATGACCGAATTGAAACAAGTTACATTTTCACCAGAAGTATTAGCAAGAATTGCCCCTGATGTATCATTGCAAAGACATTTAGCATTAGGTATCAGACCCAATTTGCGTAATTTCACTGAATTCAAACCAGTGGAAGTATCTAACAGTACCCAATTTCAAGACAACAATGACAATGTGTTTTCATCTTCAGTAGTTAAGAGCGGTTCAACAACTATTATAAATACCATAACATTAGGGATTGTGGAAAATTTCAATAGCAATGAATCTAAATATGCCACTATCTATCCTTGTGTGGAAATATTACGTGGACGATTAGGAGCTCCTACCGATGAGGAAATGATTTTATCGCAAGATTTGTTTGAAACCATATACCATAGCAAAATAATTCCTTCTACAAGTTTaagaattaataatttgggGATTTCAATCAAAGATGACCAGAATCAAGGCAACTCCACCATATATTATCCAGATTTGAATCCTGAACAATGGGAATACATTAATCTCACAAGTCATCACCATAAATTGTACTCCTTTGTATTATTGTCAAATATAAAAGTATACTCTAAAAGTACATCAACGAGCTcattgtttgatttgtGTTATTTATCTATGCTTGAAGCattgaaatcattgaaattACCCAGATGTTATGTATCAGAAAGTTTCAACACCAAAGTTGCCATGAAATCACGTAGATCAAACACTAGAGGGTTGGTTAATACCAATAAAGCAAATATAAACATCGATTTGAACAAATCATTATATGAAAGAATAGGTTTAGATATAAAAAGGGGAACAATTGCTAGCAATTATGGTGTTGTTTCACATGAAGGTAACACTATATTATTGGCTGATTTAGAAGGCGAAGCTGAAGAAAGCTCGGTATTGTCTcgtttatcaattataacaaataatgaaagtataaacaaaataagTTTGGTCAATGGCGATCCGGAAAGTGAAATTACATTAGACATGTTAAAAGATGCTATTGAAATGAGTAAACGAAGAAGTAGAGAGCAAGGCCAGCAGatataa